In one Alnus glutinosa chromosome 14, dhAlnGlut1.1, whole genome shotgun sequence genomic region, the following are encoded:
- the LOC133857806 gene encoding cytochrome P450 71AU50-like: MATMAWTWTIAALLMLAYLLRDRAWKSSSNKKKLPPGPRGFPLFGNLYLLGKLPHRDLHRLAQKHGPIMYLRLGLVPAIVVSSPQAAEQFLKAHDLVFASRPPHEAAKHISYEQKNLSMSPYGSYWRNIRKMCTLELLSNHKITSFKSMRMEELGLLIKFIREAARDCVAVDLSGKVSSLSADMSCRMVFGKKYLDKDIDERGFKAVIQEGMRLEATPNIGDYIPYVAPLDLQGLTRRMKAISKIFDSFLEKIIDEHVQSKDENQTKDFVDVMLSFMGFEESEYRIERSNIKAIILDMLAGSMDTSATVIEWALSELMKHPRVMKKVQKELEDVVGLERMVEESDLDSLEYLDMVLKETFRLHPIAPLMLPHLAMEDCTVIGFHIPRNSRVIINVWAIGRDPSVWSDAEKFYPERFVGSNIDVQGRDFQLIPFGSGRRGCPGMQLGLTVVRLVVAQLVHCFDWELPDNMLPTELDMTEEFGLTTPRAKHLLASPTYRLRK, from the exons ATGGCCACCATGGCTTGGACATGGACCATTGCCGCACTGCTCATGCTTGCTTATCTCCTACGAGATAGGGCATGGAAAAGCAGTAGCAACAAGAAGAAATTACCTCCTGGTCCAAGAGGTTTCCCTCTCTTTGGGAACCTTTACCTGTTAGGGAAATTACCTCATCGCGATCTTCATCGACTTGCCCAAAAACATGGCCCCATCATGTACTTGCGCTTAGGCTTGGTGCCTGCCATTGTTGTCTCATCGCCTCAGGCTGCTGAGCAGTTCCTTAAAGCACATGACTTGGTGTTTGCTAGTAGACCACCTCATGAGGCCGCGAAGCACATCTCTTATGAGCAAAAGAACTTGTCCATGTCTCCATATGGCTCTTATTGGCGCAACATCCGTAAGATGTGCACCCTTGAATTGCTTAGCAATCATAAAATCACTTCTTTCAAATCCATGAGAATGGAAGAGCTTGGCCTGTTGATAAAGTTTATTCGAGAGGCTGCCCGTGATTGTGTTGCTGTTGATCTCAGTGGCAAGGTTTCATCTCTCAGCGCAGATATGAGTTGCCGCATGGTGTTTGGGAAGAAGTACTTGGATAAGGATATTGATGAGAGGGGATTCAAGGCTGTAATCCAAGAAGGCATGCGTCTAGAAGCAACTCCTAACATTGGTGATTATATTCCTTACGTTGCGCCTCTTGACCTGCAGGGGCTGACACGGCGGATGAAGGCAATTAGTAAGATCTTTGATAGCTTTCTTGAGAAGATCATCGATGAGCATGTCCAATCCAAGGACGAAAATCAGACCAAGGACTTTGTTGATGTCATGTTGAGCTTCATGGGATTTGAAGAATCTGAGTACCGTATTGAACGCTCTAATATCAAAGCCATAATTCTG GACATGCTTGCAGGATCAATGGACACTTCAGCAACGGTAATTGAGTGGGCACTGTCAGAACTAATGAAGCATCCTCGGGTAATGAAGAAAGTTCAGAAAGAGTTGGAAGATGTGGTGGGCTTGGAGAGGATGGTGGAGGAATCGGACTTGGATAGCTTGGAGTACTTGGACATGGTTTTGAAGGAAACCTTCAGGCTACATCCAATAGCACCATTGATGCTGCCTCATTTAGCCATGGAGGACTGCACGGTCATTGGTTTCCACATACCCCGGAATTCTAGAGTGATAATAAACGTATGGGCAATTGGGCGAGACCCAAGTGTTTGGAGTGATGCAGAGAAGTTCTACCCGGAGAGATTTGTTGGGAGTAACATAGATGTCCAGGGACGCGACTTCCAACTTATCCCATTTGGCTCCGGTAGAAGAGGCTGCCCTGGGATGCAATTGGGTCTCACTGTGGTTCGGCTAGTAGTCGCACAACTTGTCCATTGCTTTGATTGGGAGCTTCCTGATAACATGCTGCCAACTGAATTGGACATGACTGAGGAGTTTGGTCTTACAACTCCAAGAGCCAAGCATCTACTTGCATCTCCTACTTATCGCCTACGCAAATGA